In the Rhodothermales bacterium genome, AGCCGCTTGGCCTTCTCGAGCACGATGTCCGCCACTTCGACGTGGCGTTCGGGCTCCTGGTCGAACGTCGACGAAATCACCTCGGCCTGCACGTTGCGCATGGTATCGGTGACCTCTTCCGGACGTTCGTCCACGAGGAGGATGATCAGGTAACACTCGGGATGATTCGTCGTGATCGCGTTGGCGATCTTCTGGAGCAGAATCGTCTTGCCCGTCTTCGGCTGCGCGACGATCAGGCCGCGCTGTCCCTTACCGATCGGCGCGAAGAGATCCATCACGCGCATGCTGTAATCGGTTGGGTGGTATTCCAGGCGGAGCTGATCCTCGGGGTAGAGCGGGGTCAGAAAATCGAAGCTGATGCGCTCTTCGAGTTCGGCCGGCGTGCGGCCGTTGATGCTGTTCACCTGGATGAGCGCAAAGAACCGCTCGCCTTCCTTCGGCGGACGGACTTCGCCGTCCACCGTATCGCCCAGGCGGAGGCTGAACCGCTTGATCTGGGACGGCGAAACGTAGATGTCGTCCGGGCTGGGCAGGTAGTTGTATTCGGCCGAACGGAGGAAGCCGTATCCGTCGGGGAGGACTTCAAGCACCCCGACCTTGTTGATCATGCCTTCCAGTTCCGTCTTGTTCGGGTCGTAGTTGGCCATGTATTCCGGCCGTCCTTCGTAGACCCGTTTCCGCTGTTCCTCGCGCGAGCCGCCGCCCGCCGTACGGCGTCGGCGGTTGTCCGGCCCGGCCGGCGCGCCACCCATGCTGGGGCGTTTCTCGGGCCGGCGCGGATCGCGGCGATCCATGCGGCGCGCATCGCGTTCGCCCTGACCGCCCCGATTCCGGTTATCGCCGCGTTCGCCGCGGTCACCGCCGCGGTCGCCCCGGTTGTCGCCCCGGCTATCCCCCCGGCTGTCGCCGCGGCCTTCTCCGCGGCTATCGCCCCGGTTGTCGTTTCGGCCATTCGATTTGCGGCCTTCGTAGCGGTCGTCGGGCTTGCGCGGTTGATTGCGTTCGTTCATGTTGCGAACCTCACCTCGATCGTTTCCTTTGCGGGCTCGTGGGCCCGTGGTGTCGGGAGCTTCGTCGCGCCCACCCCCGCGGGGGTTGCGCCCGTCGGGGCGCGCATCTTTCTGGCGATACGGAGCACGATTGTCGTAGCTGTCGGACGACCGATCGTCGCGACCACGGTTTTCCTCGTAGCGGCGCCCCCGATCCCGGTCTCGGCCCTCGCTCCAGGAATCGTTGTTGCCTCCGCGGCTCGTGCGGTCGTCTCCCTCGCGCGGGCCCCGGCTCTCCGTACGGGGGCGGCGCCCCTGTTCGCGGGCAGGGCCTTCGTCGCCCGAAGGGCGGCGGGGCGGCGGGGCTTCGGCCACGGTCTCCGCGCGTTCGCGGGGCGCGGCAGCCGGCGCCGCGGCCGGCGACGGCATGGTGTGAGCCACCGCCTCGGCGCGTGTTTCAAGGATGAGATAGATCAGATCCTGCTTTCTCAGCCCAGAATAACCCGTTAGACCCAGATCGCGGGCGATGTCTCTCAGGTCAGCGAGTTTTTTGTCTTTTAAGTCGGCAATTTTCATACAGCGTGAAAGAATAGGGACTACAGCAAGGGGTATTGCTGGCGTTTAGCGCAACATCCGAACTGGAAGACCTGCGCGGTGACCCTCTGCGTAACGCACTTCGACGGCACAGAAATGAATCGAACAGGCTTGATACACCTTGTCAGTGAGATTGTAAAAGGGAACCTGAACCGGGTAGGAAGGAAGGACGCTAAACGGGGAGGTAGGCAGGGCTTGGCAGCCTGGCTCACGTGCGGTTACCTTGGTGTCGGTAGACCTGGAGGGGTCGCACGCAGCGTCGCGTAGCTTTCTTGCGAAATGCTGGCCTCTCAAGATAGCGTATCGCGCCTAAAAATCAACGCTTCACCCCGTTACATAGGCAAATTTTCATATGCCCGTGGGGAATGGCGTTCGTACCCTGTTATGCGCCGGCCGCATGGGGCGGCTCCGAAACGCGCGGGATGCTACCGCATCGGTAGCCCGGTTCAAGAATGAGGATTGTGGATGGCGTGTCTAGTTGGGGTCTAGCTGAGGAAGGATTTGAGAAGCGACAAAATGTGAGCCGGTGATCAGCAAGCCATCGTCAGGCGTGGCTTGACGGCGGAACCACATCAAGGCATCTTCTACGGAAGCGGAACGATGTATGGATAGGACGTGCCGAGATAACCTGTCGGCGAGTTCCGGGGGTGGCAACGCACGC is a window encoding:
- the rho gene encoding transcription termination factor Rho codes for the protein MKIADLKDKKLADLRDIARDLGLTGYSGLRKQDLIYLILETRAEAVAHTMPSPAAAPAAAPRERAETVAEAPPPRRPSGDEGPAREQGRRPRTESRGPREGDDRTSRGGNNDSWSEGRDRDRGRRYEENRGRDDRSSDSYDNRAPYRQKDARPDGRNPRGGGRDEAPDTTGPRARKGNDRGEVRNMNERNQPRKPDDRYEGRKSNGRNDNRGDSRGEGRGDSRGDSRGDNRGDRGGDRGERGDNRNRGGQGERDARRMDRRDPRRPEKRPSMGGAPAGPDNRRRRTAGGGSREEQRKRVYEGRPEYMANYDPNKTELEGMINKVGVLEVLPDGYGFLRSAEYNYLPSPDDIYVSPSQIKRFSLRLGDTVDGEVRPPKEGERFFALIQVNSINGRTPAELEERISFDFLTPLYPEDQLRLEYHPTDYSMRVMDLFAPIGKGQRGLIVAQPKTGKTILLQKIANAITTNHPECYLIILLVDERPEEVTDTMRNVQAEVISSTFDQEPERHVEVADIVLEKAKRLVEAGQDVVILLDSITRLARAHNAVTPNTGKTLSGGMEAGALRGPKRFFGAARNVEEGGSLTIIGTALIDTGSRMDEVIFEEFKGTGNMELVLSRELADRRIFPAMDTVKSGTRREELLLPEAKLSRVWILRKLLADMDPIQSMNFLLDKMRGTRDNDEFLIVMNS